A portion of the Meriones unguiculatus strain TT.TT164.6M chromosome 14, Bangor_MerUng_6.1, whole genome shotgun sequence genome contains these proteins:
- the LOC110562301 gene encoding LOW QUALITY PROTEIN: olfactory receptor 14C36-like (The sequence of the model RefSeq protein was modified relative to this genomic sequence to represent the inferred CDS: inserted 2 bases in 1 codon) — MANSTLVTEFLLAVFAETWELRLLLSVLFLLVYLGSLLGNLIIVIATTVDQTLNTPMYFFHRNLSILDMCYVSVTVPNACVNSLTDHRKISLAGCAAQIFFVFFCACIEILFLTIMAQDRYVAICKPLLYPVIMNHQFCVQMTLASLLSSLIFAGVHTMKTLXFCHSNVVPQFFCDVPSLLKLSCSDTFNNKLLLLLSAIVIGGSCFTFIATSYAQILSTVLKVPVKGERGKAFSTCVPHIIVVSVFLSTGFYVYLRPPVTLEVFQEIALSVFYAIVPPFLNPIIYSLRNKQIKVVVKKVTLRIFFFTVGYKMNEYWSG; from the exons ATGGCCAATTCCACCCTGGTGACTGAGTTCCTCCTGGCGGTTTTTGCTGAGACTTGGGAGCTCAGGCTGCTGCTCAGTGTGCTGTTCCTGCTGGTGTACCTGGGCAGCCTGTTAGGGAACCTTATCATCGTCATCGCTACTACAGTTGACCAGACCCTGAAcacccccatgtacttcttccacAGGAATCTGTCCATCTTAGACATGTGCTACGTTTCTGTCACTGTCCCCAATGCCTGTGTCAACTCTCTCACTGACCACAGGAAAATTTCTTTGGCTGGGTGTGCAGCACagatattttttgtcttcttttgtgcaTGTATAGAGATTCTGTTTCTCACCATCATGGCCCaggaccgctatgtggccatctgtaaGCCTCTCCTCTACCCTGTAATTATGAACCACCAATTCTGTGTTCAGATGACACTGGCTTCCCTCCTTAGCTCTCTTATCTTTGCAGGAGTGCACACTATGAAAACTCT CTTCTGTCACTCAAATGTGGTCCCTCAGTTCTTTTGTGATGTCCCCTCTTTGCTGAAGCTTTCTTGCTCAGACACCTTTAACAACAAACTCTTACTTCTTCTTTCTGCCATTGTGATCGGTGGTAGCTGCTTTACCTTCATTGCCACATCATATGCTCAGATATTATCAACTGTGTTGAAGGTTCCTgtcaaaggagagagagggaaggcctTTTCCACCTGTGTCCCTCACATTATTGTGGTCTCTGTGTTTCTTAGTACTGGTTTCTATGTATATCTAAGACCTCCAGTAACCTTAGAAGTATTCCAGGAGATTgctctttctgtattttatgccATTGTTCCTCCATTCTTAAATCCTATTATTTATAGCCTTAGGAACAAACAGATAAAGGTGGTTGTGAAGAAAGTaacattaagaattttttttttcacagttggatacaaaatgaatgagtATTGGTCAGGGTGa